One Deinococcus grandis DNA window includes the following coding sequences:
- a CDS encoding thymidine phosphorylase — MTAIIPDLIRKKRDGLEHTREELETLVLGYTRGDVPDYQMSAWLMAVFLRGMAEQETADLTMVMAESGDLMNLGDLPRTVDKHSTGGVGDKTSLILTPMLAALGQTVAKMSGRGLAHTGGTIDKLESIPGWTSELEEEQFLTQAREIGLALVGQSKDLAPADGKLYALRDVTATVDCLPLIASSIMSKKLASGAHTVVLDVKVGAGAFMRTLDAGRGLARAMVDIGNRAGRQVRAVLTDMDTPLGHMAGNSLEVLEALATLRGEGPGDLTELCVALAVEALAAQGEDEVAAGARARATLTDGSALAKFRAFIEAQGGDATYVDDVSKFDVAPGRADVTAPESGFVAGIDALSVGRAVLVLGGGRERKGEAIDHGVGVELLRKPGEAVGAGEPVLRIYHRDARGLGAAMRLLTEGLTISAQAPAPEPLILDRVF, encoded by the coding sequence ATGACCGCGATCATTCCCGACCTGATCCGTAAGAAACGCGACGGCCTAGAGCACACCCGCGAGGAACTCGAGACCCTGGTGCTGGGGTACACGCGCGGCGACGTGCCCGATTACCAGATGAGCGCGTGGCTGATGGCCGTGTTCCTGCGCGGCATGGCCGAACAGGAAACCGCCGACCTGACCATGGTCATGGCCGAGAGCGGCGACCTGATGAACCTCGGCGACCTGCCGCGCACCGTGGACAAGCACTCCACGGGCGGCGTGGGCGACAAGACCAGCCTGATCCTGACGCCCATGCTGGCCGCGCTGGGCCAGACCGTCGCCAAGATGAGCGGGCGCGGCCTGGCGCACACCGGCGGCACCATCGACAAACTGGAGAGCATCCCCGGCTGGACGAGCGAGCTGGAGGAAGAGCAGTTCCTGACCCAGGCGCGCGAGATCGGCCTCGCGCTGGTCGGCCAGAGCAAGGACCTCGCCCCGGCGGACGGGAAGCTGTACGCGCTGCGGGACGTGACCGCCACCGTGGACTGCCTGCCGCTGATCGCCAGCAGCATCATGAGCAAGAAGCTCGCGTCCGGCGCGCACACCGTCGTGCTGGACGTCAAGGTCGGCGCCGGAGCGTTCATGCGTACCCTGGACGCCGGGCGCGGCCTGGCCCGCGCGATGGTGGACATCGGCAACCGTGCCGGGCGGCAGGTGCGCGCCGTGCTGACCGACATGGACACCCCGCTGGGCCACATGGCCGGGAACAGCCTGGAGGTTCTGGAGGCTCTGGCGACCCTGCGCGGCGAGGGTCCGGGCGACCTGACCGAACTGTGCGTGGCGCTGGCCGTGGAGGCGCTGGCCGCCCAGGGCGAGGACGAGGTGGCCGCCGGGGCCCGCGCGCGCGCCACCCTGACGGACGGCAGCGCCCTGGCGAAGTTCCGCGCGTTCATCGAGGCGCAGGGCGGCGACGCCACCTACGTGGACGACGTGAGCAAGTTCGACGTGGCCCCCGGCCGCGCCGACGTGACCGCCCCCGAATCCGGCTTCGTGGCGGGCATCGACGCCCTGAGCGTGGGGCGCGCGGTGCTCGTGCTGGGTGGCGGCCGCGAACGCAAGGGCGAGGCCATCGACCACGGCGTCGGCGTGGAACTCCTGCGCAAACCCGGCGAGGCCGTCGGGGCGGGCGAACCCGTCCTGCGCATCTACCACCGTGACGCGCGTGGCCTGGGCGCCGCCATGCGCCTCCTCACCGAGGGCCTGACCATCAGCGCCCAGGCCCCCGCGCCGGAACCGCTGATCCTCGACCGCGTGTTCTGA
- a CDS encoding type IV pilus twitching motility protein PilT — translation MTQPAADITDILRFAADKGASDVIITVGLSPQFKLQGVYDSQGFAELAPTDTRKLMYSMMNEKQQRTFEERRELDFSFALGEKARFRVNAFMQRGNVGGVLRLIPTKIKSAQEMGLPANVIEIANSPRGLVLVTGPTGSGKSTTLAAMIDHINTTKRLHIMTIEDPIEFMHTHKQSIINQREVGADTMSFNDALRAVLRQAPDVILVGEMRDYETIKAAVTAAETGHLVMGTLHTNSAPESIDRIVDVFPEEQQEQIRVQLANNLVAVMTQQLLPRLDGQGRILAYELLIANPAVRALIREGKTYQITSVMQTGAREGMVTMDAFLANLYRRRVISFDTGVERAVDSKEFARLANDPSIATAGGAASMPAGYGQAPVQGFGATVTPAQGGYASGRNDFGRGGGTGDSRTTSTPETNPGGSGYGRR, via the coding sequence ATGACCCAGCCTGCCGCCGACATCACCGACATCCTGCGTTTCGCCGCCGACAAGGGCGCCTCCGACGTGATCATCACCGTCGGGCTGTCCCCGCAGTTCAAGTTGCAGGGCGTGTACGACTCGCAGGGCTTCGCGGAACTCGCCCCGACCGACACCCGCAAACTGATGTACTCCATGATGAACGAGAAGCAGCAGCGCACCTTCGAGGAACGCCGCGAACTGGACTTCTCGTTCGCGCTGGGCGAGAAGGCCCGCTTCCGCGTGAACGCGTTCATGCAGCGCGGCAACGTGGGCGGCGTGCTGCGACTGATTCCCACGAAGATCAAGAGCGCGCAGGAGATGGGCCTCCCGGCGAACGTCATCGAGATCGCCAACTCGCCGCGCGGCCTGGTGCTCGTGACCGGCCCGACCGGATCGGGCAAGTCCACGACGCTCGCGGCGATGATCGACCACATCAACACCACCAAGCGGCTGCACATCATGACCATCGAGGATCCCATCGAGTTCATGCACACGCACAAGCAGTCGATCATCAACCAGCGTGAGGTCGGCGCGGACACCATGAGCTTCAACGACGCGCTGCGCGCCGTGCTGCGTCAGGCGCCCGACGTGATCCTCGTGGGCGAAATGCGCGACTACGAGACCATCAAGGCCGCCGTGACCGCCGCCGAGACCGGGCACCTCGTGATGGGCACCCTGCACACGAACAGCGCCCCGGAATCCATCGACCGTATCGTGGACGTGTTCCCCGAGGAGCAGCAGGAACAGATCCGCGTGCAGCTCGCCAACAACCTCGTGGCGGTCATGACGCAGCAGCTGCTGCCGCGCCTGGACGGGCAGGGCCGCATCCTGGCGTACGAACTGCTGATCGCCAACCCCGCCGTGCGCGCCCTGATCCGCGAGGGCAAGACGTACCAGATCACCAGCGTCATGCAGACCGGCGCCCGCGAGGGCATGGTCACCATGGACGCCTTCCTGGCGAACCTGTACCGCCGCCGCGTGATCTCCTTCGACACCGGCGTCGAACGCGCCGTGGACAGCAAGGAATTCGCCCGACTGGCCAACGACCCCAGCATCGCCACGGCGGGCGGCGCGGCCAGCATGCCCGCCGGGTACGGTCAGGCGCCCGTGCAGGGCTTCGGCGCGACCGTCACCCCCGCGCAGGGCGGCTACGCGTCCGGTCGCAACGACTTCGGCCGGGGCGGCGGCACCGGGGACTCCCGCACCACCAGCACCCCCGAAACGAACCCCGGCGGGAGCGGCTACGGCAGGCGCTAA